In the Sandaracinus amylolyticus genome, AGTCTCGGGCAGGGGCGCACGACGCACGTTCGCGACTGCCACTCTCGCAGTCCGGCCCAGCGTGGCAGTCAGCCGCCCGCGGAATGCCATCTTCGTCATCACCCACACGGCTGCGACGACGAAGGTGGCCAGTTGGATCTCCATCCCGGCGCGCACCCCCGCGAGCGCGCCGATCGCGGCGAGGAGCTTCACGTCGCCGCCGCCCATCGCGTCCCGCCGGAACAGCAGATACGGCACGATCGCGCAGGCACAGACCGCCGCGACGGAGACGACGAGCCCGGGCACTCCCTCGGTGACGAGGTGCAACACCACGCCCAGCGCGAGCGCCGGGAGCGTGATCCAATTCGGAATGTGCCCCGTGCGTGCGTCGGTGATCGCGGCGAGCGCGACCACCACGATCAGCACGGCATACCCGAGCTCGACCGTCTCCATCGCAGCGCCCACGTCAGCCCCCGCCGCCCTCGCGGCGACCGCCGTTGGCCACATCCGTCATCGTGTTGCCCTGGCCGGTGATCGCACCGTCGATCGCCGCACCGAACGTCGACCACGCCACGATGCCGGCGATGACGATCAGGCCGATCATCAGGATGTACTCGGTGAAGCTCGCGCCGACGGTGTTGCGCAGCAGCGAGCGCTTGCGCGCGCGCGTCGTCTCGAGGTGGGTCGACTGTTCCACTGTTCTCTCCTTGGTTCTCGATGTCTCGATGTCTCGACTCACGTGCTCTCCGCCCTGCCGACGACTCCCGCGCTCACGGGAACGGAAGGACGAGGAACGTCTGTGCGAACTGGAAGGACTGGACGAGCGGCACGCCGATCGCGGCCGCCGCGGCGGCCACGACGAGCCCCACCGTCGCAGTGATGACGATGTACTCGGCCATCACGGCGCCTCTCGTGTCCCTCACGAGCGCGCGCCGTCCCCCCACGCTTGCCATGCGGGACCCTCATCGCAGCACGCGTGCCACTCGGATCGCACCGATCCATGAGCAATTCGCTCGGGATTTCCGCGAGAGCGTCCGTGCGGCGCGCGGGCACGCGCGCGTGCCGCCCACATGTCGCGGGCCACGCTTGGCGCTCGCGCCAACGCGTGACACCCTCGCCGCCCCATATGGCGACCGACCTCCAGCCGATCGGCCTCTGGTCCTCTCAGGGCGCGAGCGCGCCCGCGTATTCAGCGAGCGACATCGAGGCCGCGTGCCATCGCGTGCGCGAGCCCGTGCACGTCGTGCGCGACGCGAAGAGCGGAAAGCTCGGCGTCGCGTTCGCGGGCGAGCCGCGCGCGGGCAAGACGGTGAACGGCGCGCCGAGCGAGCTGTGGATGGCGACGCTCCCCGCGCTCTATCCGGAGTGGCTCGGCGATCGCTCGTTCCAAGAGGCGCACGGAGTCCGTTTTCCGTACTGCACCGGCGCGATGGCGAACGGCATCGCGACCACGCGCCTCGTCATCGCGATGGCGCGCGCGCGCATGCTCGGGTTCTTCGGCGCAGCGGGGCTCGCGAAGCCCCGCGTCGAGGCGGCGGTCGACGAGCTGGTGCGCGAGCTCGGCGGCTCGCCCGAGCTCGCGTGGGGCGTGAACCTCATCCACTCGCCGCAGGAGCCCGAGCTCGAGGCCGCGGTCGCCGACCTCCTGATCCAGCGCGGCGTGCGCCGGGTCGAGGCGTCGGCGTTCATGGCGCTCACGCCCGCGATCGTGCGCTACGCGGTCGTCGGCCTGCGCGAGCGGCCCGACGGGACGATCGAGCGACGGCACCACGTGTTCGCGAAGATCTCGCGCCCCGAGGTCGCGCGTCCGTTCCTGATGCCGGCACCGCAGGCGATGCTCGACGCGCTCCTCTCGAAGGGGCTCATCACCGCCGACGAAGCGCGCCTCGCGCGCCGGGTGCCGATCGCCGAGGACATCACGGTCGAGTCGGACAGCGGCGGCCACACCGACAATCGCCCGCTCGGCGCGGTGTTCCCGATCATCATGGCGCTGCGCGACGAGATCGCGCGCGAGCAGGGCTACACGCGCCCGATCCGCGTCGGCGCGGCGGGTGGCCTCGGCACGCCTTCGAGCGTCGCGTCGGCGTTCGCGCTCGGCGCGTCGTACGTGCTCACCGGCTCGGTGAACCAGGCGGCGATCGAGAGCGGCCTCAGCGAAGCGGGCCGCGTGATGCTCGCGCAGGCGGGGCTCGCGGACGTGATCATGGCGCCCGCCGCCGACATGTTCGAGATGGGCGTGAAGGTCCAGGTGCTGCGTCGCGGCACGATGTTCGGCACGCGCGGCCTGCGCCTCTACGAGGTCTACCACTCGCACGACTCGCTCGAGTCGCTCTCGCCCGCGGCGCGCGCGAAGCTCGAGAAGGAAGTGCTCGGCACGAGCGTCGACGAGGTGTGGGCCGCGACCCAGTCGTTCTGGCGCGAGCGTGATCCGCGCGAGCTCGAGAAGGCCACCGCGAATCCGAAGCACAAGATGGCGCTGTGCTTCCGCTGGTACCTCGGGCTCTCGAGCCGCTGGGCGATCACGGGCGAGCCCTCGCGGCGCCTCGACTACCAGATCTGGTGCGGCCCCGCGATGGGCGCGTTCAACGACTGGGTGAAGGGCTCGTTCCTCGAGAAGCCCGAGGCGCGCACCGCGGTGCAGATCGCGCGCAACCTGCTCGAGGGCGCGGCGGTCGTGACGCGCGCGCAGCAGCTGCGCACCTACGGCGTGCCGGTGCCGGCGGCATCGTTCCGCTTCGCGCCGCGCCCGCTCGAGTGATCGCTCAGCGACCTTCGCCCCGCTTCGCGCGCTCGGCGGCGCGAGGGCGGAGGTCGTCTCCGCGCTGCCACGCGACCTCGAGCGTCATCGCGACGATCTCGAGGCGTCCTTCGCGATCGCGCAGCAGGTGATCGTAGCGGCCGCCGATCTCCCAGATCGACGGCTGCGCGCCGCCGCCGATGCGGTGCCACGCCATCACCTGCGAGCGCACGTGCCAGAGCTCGCCCCGTCGCGTCACGAGCGGCCACGCGATCATGTGCTCGGTCGCGTCGAAGCCCGGGAGCATCGCGCTCCACGCGCCGATCAGATCCTCGCGCGCGAGCTCGACCGGATCGCCGCCGTCGAGCGACGTGTAGTCGATGCGCGCGCGCTCCGCGAAGAGCGGCCGCACCGCGTCCCAGTCGAGCTGGTCGACACCGTGCGCGAGCCGTTGCAGCAGCTCCGCGACCCGCAGCGTGATCTCCATCAACGCGCTCCTCCGCTCACCAGCGTCTCACGGAAGAACGCGGCTGCATCCGACGCGGCAGCGCGCACCGTGGCCTCGTCGTCGTAGAACGCGAACTGGTCGCCGTCACGCCAGATCACGCGCGGCGTGGGCTCCCGCATCGTCGCGATCATCCGCTCGAGGCCGCCGGGCGTGGCCGCCGCGTGCGAGTGCACGTGAAGCGAAGGCACGTGGACGCGCGCGCCGAGCGGGAT is a window encoding:
- a CDS encoding A24 family peptidase, whose protein sequence is METVELGYAVLIVVVALAAITDARTGHIPNWITLPALALGVVLHLVTEGVPGLVVSVAAVCACAIVPYLLFRRDAMGGGDVKLLAAIGALAGVRAGMEIQLATFVVAAVWVMTKMAFRGRLTATLGRTARVAVANVRRAPLPETRELDPEMTDAVRLGVPALAATIFCVLSRTLAFSPFFGG
- a CDS encoding PfaD family polyunsaturated fatty acid/polyketide biosynthesis protein — translated: MATDLQPIGLWSSQGASAPAYSASDIEAACHRVREPVHVVRDAKSGKLGVAFAGEPRAGKTVNGAPSELWMATLPALYPEWLGDRSFQEAHGVRFPYCTGAMANGIATTRLVIAMARARMLGFFGAAGLAKPRVEAAVDELVRELGGSPELAWGVNLIHSPQEPELEAAVADLLIQRGVRRVEASAFMALTPAIVRYAVVGLRERPDGTIERRHHVFAKISRPEVARPFLMPAPQAMLDALLSKGLITADEARLARRVPIAEDITVESDSGGHTDNRPLGAVFPIIMALRDEIAREQGYTRPIRVGAAGGLGTPSSVASAFALGASYVLTGSVNQAAIESGLSEAGRVMLAQAGLADVIMAPAADMFEMGVKVQVLRRGTMFGTRGLRLYEVYHSHDSLESLSPAARAKLEKEVLGTSVDEVWAATQSFWRERDPRELEKATANPKHKMALCFRWYLGLSSRWAITGEPSRRLDYQIWCGPAMGAFNDWVKGSFLEKPEARTAVQIARNLLEGAAVVTRAQQLRTYGVPVPAASFRFAPRPLE
- a CDS encoding nuclear transport factor 2 family protein yields the protein MEITLRVAELLQRLAHGVDQLDWDAVRPLFAERARIDYTSLDGGDPVELAREDLIGAWSAMLPGFDATEHMIAWPLVTRRGELWHVRSQVMAWHRIGGGAQPSIWEIGGRYDHLLRDREGRLEIVAMTLEVAWQRGDDLRPRAAERAKRGEGR
- a CDS encoding Flp family type IVb pilin, with protein sequence MSRDIETSRTKERTVEQSTHLETTRARKRSLLRNTVGASFTEYILMIGLIVIAGIVAWSTFGAAIDGAITGQGNTMTDVANGGRREGGGG